In Corynebacterium matruchotii, a single genomic region encodes these proteins:
- a CDS encoding adenylosuccinate synthase, whose product MAAIVIVGAQWGDEGKGKATDILGGLVDYVVKPNGGNNAGHTVVVGGEKYELKLLPAGVLSENATPILGNGVVINLEALFAEIDGLTSRGADASRLRISANAHLVAPYHQVLDRVQERFLGKRAIGTTGRGIGPAYADKVSRVGIRVQDIFDESILRQKIESALDVKNQILVKLYNRQAIDVEETVQYFLSYADRLRPMVIDAELVLNQALDAGKHVLMEGGQATMLDVDHGTYPFVTSSNPTAGGACVGSGVGPTRITSSLGIMKAYTTRVGAGPFPTELFDKWGEFLQATGGEIGVNTGRKRRCGWYDSVIARYASRVNGFTDLFLTKLDVLTGIGEIPICVAYDVDGVRHDEMPLTQSEFHHAVPIYETMPAWDEDITGCRSFADLPEKAQDYVRRLEELSGCRISYIGVGPGRDQTIVLHDVMA is encoded by the coding sequence ATGGCAGCAATTGTCATTGTCGGTGCCCAATGGGGCGACGAGGGTAAAGGGAAAGCCACCGACATCCTCGGCGGCTTAGTCGACTATGTGGTCAAACCCAACGGTGGCAATAACGCCGGGCACACGGTAGTTGTCGGCGGCGAAAAATACGAGCTCAAACTGCTTCCCGCCGGCGTGCTCTCCGAAAACGCCACCCCCATTCTCGGCAACGGTGTGGTCATTAATCTCGAAGCCTTGTTTGCCGAAATTGATGGGCTCACCAGCCGCGGCGCCGACGCCTCCCGGCTGCGGATCTCCGCCAATGCCCACCTGGTTGCCCCCTACCATCAGGTACTCGACCGGGTGCAAGAGCGATTCCTCGGCAAACGCGCCATCGGCACCACTGGCCGCGGCATCGGGCCCGCCTACGCGGACAAAGTATCCCGCGTGGGCATTCGCGTCCAAGACATTTTCGACGAATCCATTCTGCGGCAAAAAATCGAATCCGCCCTGGACGTGAAAAACCAAATCCTGGTGAAACTCTATAACCGGCAGGCCATTGACGTGGAAGAAACCGTCCAATACTTCCTCAGCTACGCCGACCGACTGCGCCCCATGGTCATCGACGCGGAACTCGTACTCAATCAGGCCCTGGACGCTGGGAAACACGTGCTCATGGAGGGCGGCCAAGCCACCATGCTCGACGTGGACCACGGCACCTACCCCTTTGTGACCTCCTCTAACCCGACCGCCGGCGGCGCCTGCGTCGGCTCCGGGGTGGGCCCCACCCGCATCACCAGCTCCCTCGGGATCATGAAGGCCTACACCACCCGGGTGGGGGCCGGCCCATTCCCCACCGAACTCTTCGACAAATGGGGCGAATTCTTGCAGGCCACCGGCGGGGAAATCGGGGTGAACACCGGGCGGAAACGCCGCTGCGGCTGGTACGACTCGGTCATCGCCCGCTACGCATCCCGGGTCAATGGGTTCACCGACCTCTTCCTCACCAAACTGGACGTGCTCACCGGCATTGGGGAAATCCCCATCTGCGTGGCCTATGACGTGGACGGGGTGCGGCACGACGAGATGCCGCTCACCCAATCGGAATTCCACCACGCCGTGCCCATCTACGAAACCATGCCCGCCTGGGACGAAGACATCACCGGGTGCCGCAGCTTCGCGGACCTGCCGGAAAAAGCCCAAGACTACGTGCGGCGCCTCGAAGAACTCTCCGGGTGCCGAATCTCCTACATCGGGGTTGGGCCGGGGCGGGACCAAACAATCGTGCTTCACGACGTCATGGCCTAA